In Necator americanus strain Aroian chromosome IV, whole genome shotgun sequence, the following proteins share a genomic window:
- a CDS encoding hypothetical protein (NECATOR_CHRIV.G14422.T2) — protein sequence MKEILTAKAIDLPQSLLTLPTRDRNRAPKNNNKNMTPTTADDPWWNAFEKSLQKQKCEFTTGIFTGATDSRFIRALGYRSIGFSPMNNTPSLLHDHNEYLNEKVYLRGIEIYETLIDNLANVEE from the exons atgaaagaaattcttaCCGCAAAGGCGATTGATCTACCGCAATCATTATTAACATTACCAACCCGTGATCGCAATCGAGCTCCG aaaaacaacaataagaaCATGACACCAACCACAGCTGACGATCCATGGTGGAATGCATTTGAGAAATCGCTACAAAAACA aaaatgcgAGTTCACAACAGGGATTTTCACTGGCGCCACTGACTCTCGTTTCATACGAGCG CTTGGATACAGATCAATAGGGTTTTCACCAATGAACAACACACCGTCACTGCTACACGACCACAACgaatatttgaatgaaaaagtgtATCTTCGTGGGATTGAGATCTACGAGACATTGATAGATAACCTAGCAAATGTTGAAGAATAG
- a CDS encoding hypothetical protein (NECATOR_CHRIV.G14422.T1), protein MTPTTADDPWWNAFEKSLQKQKCEFTTGIFTGATDSRFIRALGYRSIGFSPMNNTPSLLHDHNEYLNEKVYLRGIEIYETLIDNLANVEE, encoded by the exons ATGACACCAACCACAGCTGACGATCCATGGTGGAATGCATTTGAGAAATCGCTACAAAAACA aaaatgcgAGTTCACAACAGGGATTTTCACTGGCGCCACTGACTCTCGTTTCATACGAGCG CTTGGATACAGATCAATAGGGTTTTCACCAATGAACAACACACCGTCACTGCTACACGACCACAACgaatatttgaatgaaaaagtgtATCTTCGTGGGATTGAGATCTACGAGACATTGATAGATAACCTAGCAAATGTTGAAGAATAG
- a CDS encoding hypothetical protein (NECATOR_CHRIV.G14423.T2), with protein MGLEACNVPMGFKFYAKYSNRKESPDSGGKPSTVAPGRTGLQESYRLPKRERTRMAICTYNARTLASEAAVEDLMMQAKKIKYDVIGLTETRRRHPLNAVYETGEELFLGTCDIRGVGGVGVLANTSIAKNIDSFEQFFRIGRLRMRRCGPTPSLTIFVA; from the coding sequence atgggactagaggcttgcaacgtgcccatgggttttaaattttatgcaaaatacagtaatagaaaagagtctcctgattccggaggaaagcctagtacggtagcgccaggtaggacgggattgcaggagtcatataggctaccgaaacgggaaaggactaggatggcgatctgtacttataacgcacgtacgcttgcatcggaagcggccgtcgaagatctgatgatgcaagccaagaagatcaagtacgacgtcatcggactgaccgagacgagacgacgtcaccctctcaacgccgtgtatgaaactggagaagaactgttcttaggaacatgcgacattagaggtgttggtggagttggcgtcctcgccAACACGAGTAttgcaaagaacatcgactctttcgaacaattctttcgaatcggacgtctgcggatgagaagatgtggtccaacaccatctttgactatcttcgtcgcttag
- a CDS encoding hypothetical protein (NECATOR_CHRIV.G14423.T1) — protein sequence MAICTYNARTLASEAAVEDLMMQAKKIKYDVIGLTETRRRHPLNAVYETGEELFLGTCDIRGVGGVGVLANTSIAKNIDSFEQFFRIGRLRMRRCGPTPSLTIFVA from the coding sequence atggcgatctgtacttataacgcacgtacgcttgcatcggaagcggccgtcgaagatctgatgatgcaagccaagaagatcaagtacgacgtcatcggactgaccgagacgagacgacgtcaccctctcaacgccgtgtatgaaactggagaagaactgttcttaggaacatgcgacattagaggtgttggtggagttggcgtcctcgccAACACGAGTAttgcaaagaacatcgactctttcgaacaattctttcgaatcggacgtctgcggatgagaagatgtggtccaacaccatctttgactatcttcgtcgcttag
- a CDS encoding hypothetical protein (NECATOR_CHRIV.G14424.T1) yields the protein MDLEKFYREDHAFYKFMIGDFNAKVGPRRTPEELHIGTHGLQWNDQRERLSEFIMTTKTIHGNSQFQKPSSLLYPRTTIN from the coding sequence atggacctggagaagttctaccgagaagatcacgCCTTCTACAAGTTCAtgattggcgatttcaacgccaaagttggcccaagaagaacgccggaggaacttcacatcgggacccacggcctacaatggaacgaccagagggagaggctctccgagttcatcatgacgactaagaccatccatgggaactcgcaattccagaagccatCCTCTCTACTCTATCCCagaactaccatcaactga
- a CDS encoding hypothetical protein (NECATOR_CHRIV.G14425.T1), with amino-acid sequence MDNIDEEYDRLVEHLHDCANQAESSKTTKRRLSLETLELIRQRGTARAAENQEFTSVLARLCREAIKEDLKERRAEMLAEAVEAGKSIRYAPRDFASRKARM; translated from the coding sequence atggacaacatcgacgaggaatatgaccggctcgttgaacaccttcacgactgcgcgaatcaggctgagagttctaaaaccaccaagagacgcctgtctcttgaaactcttgagctgatacgccagcgtggaacagcacgagccgcagagAACCAAGAATTCACGTCCGTGCttgcaaggctttgcagagaggcgataaaggaagaccttaaagagagaagagcagaaatgctggctgaagctgtagaggcggggaaaagcatccgctatgcccctcgagacttcgccagtcgcaaggcAAGGATGTAA
- a CDS encoding hypothetical protein (NECATOR_CHRIV.G14426.T1) produces MDQSRKYGGIEEVSTEPGVPGLLHYILDALVRSPSRSSPPAQLEGQVVHRVQFPTQINVAGAFGYIQLKTDASTCFVEFGQHSFRLADARCYQHDFISEAQMLMV; encoded by the exons atggatcaaagcaggaagtacggtggtattgaagaggtgagcacggagccgggtgttcctggtcttcttcactacatcctcgatgctcttgtacgctccccaagccgctcatctcctcctgcccagctcgagggtcaggtcgttcatcgtGTTCAATTCCcaacccagataaacgtagctggtgcattcggatat attcagctaaAGActgatgcatccacatgtttcgtcgaattcggtcagcattcgttccgcttggctgatgctaggtgttatcagcaCGATTTCATCAGCGAAGCGCAAATGCtgatggtgtag
- a CDS encoding hypothetical protein (NECATOR_CHRIV.G14427.T1), producing MILFVSHAKGGATGLLWHAIGTNRRITGARSTSSKINESQGDQGSNATRAARDICALYGDGATAEGTSRNWYAKFKNGIFDLKDAPRSGRVVELDEERLNQLLRETSRQTTRELAEKMEFSHTAMEKHLHSSVKVQRYGAWVPHALSVDNKNQRATISAGLLARHRATHGHKQGFPHRIVTGEQLL from the exons ATGAtactcttcgtgtcccacgcgaaaggaggagccactgggctactctggcacgcgatcgggacaaatcgaagaattactggcgcccgctcgaccagttcgaagatcaacgagagtcaaggtgatcaag GCTCTAACGCCACAAGAGCTGCTCGCGACATTTGTGCTCTGTATGGAGATGGTGCCACAGCTGAGGGAACCTCTCGTAATTGGTATGCCAAGTTCAAAAATGGAATATTTGACCTCAAAGACGCACCTCGTTCTGGCCGTGTAGTTGAGTTGGATGAAGAACGATTAAACCAACTTTTACGCGAAACTTCGCGCCAAACGACACGGGAACTAGCAGAGAAAATGGAATTCTCTCACACTGCTATGGAGAAACATCTTCACTCGTCGGTAAAGGTTCAGAGGTATGGAGCGTGGGTTCCGCATGCTTTAAGTGTCGACAACAAAAATCAACGAGCCACAATCTCCGCTGGTTTGCTTGCTCGTCACCGCGCAACTCATGGACACAAGCAAGGATTTCCTCATCGAATCGTTACTGGCGAGCAGCTTTTGTGA
- a CDS encoding hypothetical protein (NECATOR_CHRIV.G14428.T1) → MEDIAVTKFREYLRVNTEQPNPNYAACKTFLFKLADELPVQRRAVETAPGKFFVIMTIPGTRPELSSLVLYSHTDVVPTFKQSSDSVLPQDQWKYDPYAAHKDENGDIYARGAQDMKCVGSQYVEAIRRHFQRGRKQWLRTIHILWGADEEIAGEEGMARFCQMDEFEQLNIGFVLDEGIASETNQYNVFYAERCPWWLKVTCTGSPGHGSKFIPNTAAEKLQKMINKTLSFREEQKKILEEDPKKTLGDVTTLNLTIIEGGVQVNVLPEKYTAYFDIRVPPTVDFDSFGKQIDNWCREAGEGVQYEFLELSGAIISVLRLIGVQQKNISTT, encoded by the exons ATGGAAGACATCGCTGTGACAAAGTTCCGCGAGTATTTACGAGTGAACACGGAACAGCCCAATCCGAATTATG CTGCCTGTAAGACATTTCTCTTCAAGCTAGCAGACGAGCTACCAGTACAACGACGTGCAGTCGAG ACTGCTCCCGGGAAGTTCTTTGTCATCATGACAATTCCTGGCACACGACCGGAACTCTCATCGCTCGTACTTTATTCGCATACCGACGTCGTCCCGACATTTAAG CAAAGTAGTGATTCGGTTCTTCCACAGGATCAATGGAAGTACGATCCATACGCTGCCCACAAGGATGAGAACGGCGACATATATGCGAGAGGGGCTCAAGATATGAAGTGTGTTGGTTCGCAATATGTTGAGGCGATCAGGAGGCATTTTCAACGAGGAAGGAAGCAATGGCTCAGAACCATCCACATTCTGTGGGGAGCAG ATGAGGAAATTGCGGGTGAGGAGGGAATGGCACGATTTTGTCAAATGGACGAGTTCGAGCAGTTGAATATTGGATTCGTTTTGGATGAAGGGATTGCAAGCGAAACAAACCAGTACAACGTCTTCTACGCTGAAAGATGTCCATGGT GGCTTAAAGTCACATGCACCGGATCTCCAGGGCACGGATCAAAATTCATCCCAAACACTGCTGCAGAGAAATTG CAAAAGATGATCAATAAAACCTTGAGTTTTCGagaggaacagaaaaaaattcttgaagaagATCCCAAAAAGACACTTGGAGATGTCACAACCCTCAACTTAACAATCATTGAGGGTGGAGTCCAAGTGAATGTTCTACCCGAGAAATATACCGCTT ACTTTGACATACGAGTCCCGCCTACCGTGGACTTTGACAGCTTCGGGAAGCAAATCGACAACTGGTGCAGAGAAGCGGGCGAAGGCGTGCAGTACGAGTTCCTGGAG CTAAGCGGTGCGATTATTTCTGTTCTCCGACTCATTGGAGTTCAACAAAAGAATATTAGCACCACCTAG
- a CDS encoding hypothetical protein (NECATOR_CHRIV.G14428.T3): MEDIAVTKFREYLRVNTEQPNPNYAACKTFLFKLADELPVQRRAVETAPGKFFVIMTIPGTRPELSSLVLYSHTDVVPTFKQSSDSVLPQDQWKYDPYAAHKDENGDIYARGAQDMKCVGSQYVEAIRRHFQRGRKQWLRTIHILWGADEEIAGEEGMARFCQMDEFEQLNIGFVLDEGIASETNQYNVFYAERCPWWLKVTCTGSPGHGSKFIPNTAAEKLQKMINKTLSFREEQKKILEEDPKKTLGDVTTLNLTIIEGGVQVNVLPEKYTAYFDIRVPPTVDFDSFGKQIDNWCREAGEGVQYEFLEVWAILISISKIRLRTEN; the protein is encoded by the exons ATGGAAGACATCGCTGTGACAAAGTTCCGCGAGTATTTACGAGTGAACACGGAACAGCCCAATCCGAATTATG CTGCCTGTAAGACATTTCTCTTCAAGCTAGCAGACGAGCTACCAGTACAACGACGTGCAGTCGAG ACTGCTCCCGGGAAGTTCTTTGTCATCATGACAATTCCTGGCACACGACCGGAACTCTCATCGCTCGTACTTTATTCGCATACCGACGTCGTCCCGACATTTAAG CAAAGTAGTGATTCGGTTCTTCCACAGGATCAATGGAAGTACGATCCATACGCTGCCCACAAGGATGAGAACGGCGACATATATGCGAGAGGGGCTCAAGATATGAAGTGTGTTGGTTCGCAATATGTTGAGGCGATCAGGAGGCATTTTCAACGAGGAAGGAAGCAATGGCTCAGAACCATCCACATTCTGTGGGGAGCAG ATGAGGAAATTGCGGGTGAGGAGGGAATGGCACGATTTTGTCAAATGGACGAGTTCGAGCAGTTGAATATTGGATTCGTTTTGGATGAAGGGATTGCAAGCGAAACAAACCAGTACAACGTCTTCTACGCTGAAAGATGTCCATGGT GGCTTAAAGTCACATGCACCGGATCTCCAGGGCACGGATCAAAATTCATCCCAAACACTGCTGCAGAGAAATTG CAAAAGATGATCAATAAAACCTTGAGTTTTCGagaggaacagaaaaaaattcttgaagaagATCCCAAAAAGACACTTGGAGATGTCACAACCCTCAACTTAACAATCATTGAGGGTGGAGTCCAAGTGAATGTTCTACCCGAGAAATATACCGCTT ACTTTGACATACGAGTCCCGCCTACCGTGGACTTTGACAGCTTCGGGAAGCAAATCGACAACTGGTGCAGAGAAGCGGGCGAAGGCGTGCAGTACGAGTTCCTGGAGGTATGGGCCATtctcatttcaatttcaaaaatcagaCTGAGAACCGAAAACTAA
- a CDS encoding hypothetical protein (NECATOR_CHRIV.G14428.T2), which produces MLRRSGGIFNEEGSNGSEPSTFYEEIAGEEGMARFCQMDEFEQLNIGFVLDEGIASETNQYNVFYAERCPWWLKVTCTGSPGHGSKFIPNTAAEKLQKMINKTLSFREEQKKILEEDPKKTLGDVTTLNLTIIEGGVQVNVLPEKYTAYFDIRVPPTVDFDSFGKQIDNWCREAGEGVQYEFLEVWAILISISKIRLRTEN; this is translated from the exons ATGTTGAGGCGATCAGGAGGCATTTTCAACGAGGAAGGAAGCAATGGCTCAGAACCATCCACATTCT ATGAGGAAATTGCGGGTGAGGAGGGAATGGCACGATTTTGTCAAATGGACGAGTTCGAGCAGTTGAATATTGGATTCGTTTTGGATGAAGGGATTGCAAGCGAAACAAACCAGTACAACGTCTTCTACGCTGAAAGATGTCCATGGT GGCTTAAAGTCACATGCACCGGATCTCCAGGGCACGGATCAAAATTCATCCCAAACACTGCTGCAGAGAAATTG CAAAAGATGATCAATAAAACCTTGAGTTTTCGagaggaacagaaaaaaattcttgaagaagATCCCAAAAAGACACTTGGAGATGTCACAACCCTCAACTTAACAATCATTGAGGGTGGAGTCCAAGTGAATGTTCTACCCGAGAAATATACCGCTT ACTTTGACATACGAGTCCCGCCTACCGTGGACTTTGACAGCTTCGGGAAGCAAATCGACAACTGGTGCAGAGAAGCGGGCGAAGGCGTGCAGTACGAGTTCCTGGAGGTATGGGCCATtctcatttcaatttcaaaaatcagaCTGAGAACCGAAAACTAA
- a CDS encoding hypothetical protein (NECATOR_CHRIV.G14428.T4) — translation MEDIAVTKFREYLRVNTEQPNPNYAACKTFLFKLADELPVQRRAVETAPGKFFVIMTIPGTRPELSSLVLYSHTDVVPTFKQSSDSVLPQDQWKYDPYAAHKDENGDIYARGAQDMKCVGSQYVEAIRRHFQRGRKQWLRTIHILWGADEEIAGEEGMARFCQMDEFEQLNIGFVLDEGIASETNQYNVFYAERCPWWLKVTCTGSPGHGSKFIPNTAAEKLETLPLIFTQGLFHGCPHQKIRSIDQDAVIYNKAKRHESRV, via the exons ATGGAAGACATCGCTGTGACAAAGTTCCGCGAGTATTTACGAGTGAACACGGAACAGCCCAATCCGAATTATG CTGCCTGTAAGACATTTCTCTTCAAGCTAGCAGACGAGCTACCAGTACAACGACGTGCAGTCGAG ACTGCTCCCGGGAAGTTCTTTGTCATCATGACAATTCCTGGCACACGACCGGAACTCTCATCGCTCGTACTTTATTCGCATACCGACGTCGTCCCGACATTTAAG CAAAGTAGTGATTCGGTTCTTCCACAGGATCAATGGAAGTACGATCCATACGCTGCCCACAAGGATGAGAACGGCGACATATATGCGAGAGGGGCTCAAGATATGAAGTGTGTTGGTTCGCAATATGTTGAGGCGATCAGGAGGCATTTTCAACGAGGAAGGAAGCAATGGCTCAGAACCATCCACATTCTGTGGGGAGCAG ATGAGGAAATTGCGGGTGAGGAGGGAATGGCACGATTTTGTCAAATGGACGAGTTCGAGCAGTTGAATATTGGATTCGTTTTGGATGAAGGGATTGCAAGCGAAACAAACCAGTACAACGTCTTCTACGCTGAAAGATGTCCATGGT GGCTTAAAGTCACATGCACCGGATCTCCAGGGCACGGATCAAAATTCATCCCAAACACTGCTGCAGAGAAATTG GAGACATTGCCTCTGATCTTTACACAGGGATTATTTCATGGTTGTCCTCACCAGAAAATCCGAAGCATCGATCAAGACGCAGTGATATATAATAAGGCCAAACGACATGagtcacgagtgtag
- a CDS encoding hypothetical protein (NECATOR_CHRIV.G14428.T5), producing the protein MEDIAVTKFREYLRVNTEQPNPNYAACKTFLFKLADELPVQRRAVETAPGKFFVIMTIPGTRPELSSLVLYSHTDVVPTFKQSSDSVLPQDQWKYDPYAAHKDENGDIYARGAQDMKCVGSQYVEAIRRHFQRGRKQWLRTIHILWGADEEIAGEEGMARFCQMDEFEQLNIGFVLDEGIASETNQYNVFYAERCPWLRNGSPKEDEKKMNHLKVSICRNCVSDCARVELKVALKRDLRLLQPDC; encoded by the exons ATGGAAGACATCGCTGTGACAAAGTTCCGCGAGTATTTACGAGTGAACACGGAACAGCCCAATCCGAATTATG CTGCCTGTAAGACATTTCTCTTCAAGCTAGCAGACGAGCTACCAGTACAACGACGTGCAGTCGAG ACTGCTCCCGGGAAGTTCTTTGTCATCATGACAATTCCTGGCACACGACCGGAACTCTCATCGCTCGTACTTTATTCGCATACCGACGTCGTCCCGACATTTAAG CAAAGTAGTGATTCGGTTCTTCCACAGGATCAATGGAAGTACGATCCATACGCTGCCCACAAGGATGAGAACGGCGACATATATGCGAGAGGGGCTCAAGATATGAAGTGTGTTGGTTCGCAATATGTTGAGGCGATCAGGAGGCATTTTCAACGAGGAAGGAAGCAATGGCTCAGAACCATCCACATTCTGTGGGGAGCAG ATGAGGAAATTGCGGGTGAGGAGGGAATGGCACGATTTTGTCAAATGGACGAGTTCGAGCAGTTGAATATTGGATTCGTTTTGGATGAAGGGATTGCAAGCGAAACAAACCAGTACAACGTCTTCTACGCTGAAAGATGTCCATGGT TAAGAAACGGAAGCccaaaagaagatgaaaagaagatgaacCACCTAAAAGTTAGTATATGCCgtaattgcgtaagcgactgcgctcgagtGGAGCTGAAGGTTGCTTTGAAGCGGGACCTCCGACTCTTGCAGCCGGACTGCTGA
- a CDS encoding hypothetical protein (NECATOR_CHRIV.G14429.T1) translates to MMNAVAIKLFFNEFCYQGYVLKNDGNYKKDNHQRRNEDLHAEVDVVYRPMTHGRYLTPPSKVAAKNRLCLFGHNTKEHNNNRLLQQDRYAKWKEKITLEGVFILCDNEGIRHLPRLPAHRSRMTFWMKIT, encoded by the exons ATGATGAATGCAGTAGCGATCAAACTCTTCTtcaatgagttctgttaccaaGGCTATGTGCTGAAGAACGACGGCAACTACAAGAAGGATAATCACCAAAG ACGCAATGAAGATCTTCACGCAGAAGTCGATGTGGTGTATCGCCCGATGACACATGGAAGGTATCTTACACctccatcgaaagtggctgcAAAAAATCGTCTCTGCTTGTTTGGCCATAACACTAAAGAGCACAATAAcaatcgccttcttcaacaA GATCGGTATGccaaatggaaagaaaaaattacgcTCGAAGGCGTGTTCATCCTGTGCGACAACGAGGGCATCCGTCATCTTCCTCGACTTCCAGCTCATAGAAGCAG GATGACCTTCTGGATGAAGATTACATGa